TCCTGACATCTCTGGCATCCTTAGATCAGTAAGTATTAGTGAAAATTCCTTCGTACCTTGTTTAAAGAATTCAAGTGCCATAATTGGATCAGTGAAAGTGATAGGCTCATAACCCATTCTTTCTAGAAATGCTTTAAATAATGAAGCCAGTTCCTTTTCGTCTTCAACCACCATTACAGACGCAGGTTCCGACATATCGAATACTTTAGTGCATGCGTGAATATTTAACCGTTTTCAATACTAATTTTAACCAATACATTACATCAATTGACGCAAATTGCATTAAATGTACTATACACTGAAATGTTCTTTAATTCTAAAAGGATCAAATATTTGTCTTAATTATGGACCTTCTAATTTTTACTTGACTACAATTTTGACATACAGTAAATATGTTGAGAATATATCAAGTTCGGATAAAGTTACTCCAAATATAAAAGAATTTCACTAGTTGTAATCTTTTCTGTTAGCTTTTTACGTTCTATCTTAAATAATAAATTTACTCCCGCGTTGCTGGTATAAAACGAGTGATTAGTACCATTATAATTTATCAATCTATATTCAATGAGGTAAAAGAGATATTTTTTTATTAATTCTTCAGAGATAGGTAACAATCTTTGAATTTTCCAATAAATATGCTGGATCGGAGTACCTTTCACACACATTAGCAAAATAGGCTGAAATATAACGGCCTGCATAACTAAAATGTTTTGAGTTTTCTCTTCATCCTTAATAAGTTTCATTACAATATCCCGCCGATTTCACTCATATTATTCAGACCAATCTTTGTCCTCAGAATAATGGAACTATAATTAAAAGGAACTTTAACGGTGTTCAAACCTAAACATTTGTTTAAGGTCTTGCATCTCCGATCCGTTTCCCCTACAAACTCTAGATGCATTTTAGACAAATTGATTTCATCTAAACTGATCTTGACCATGTTTGAAAATTTTAGCGCAACATTCTATATAAGGAGTGATCCGTCTAGTTTCCTAGTGACTACTTTGCTATGCACATAGAAATTAGACCACACAAGCTGTCTTTGAAAATAATCGACCGACTTTTCACATTTTGTCAATTAAGTATACATGTCAATTCCATTAACAAGTAACAAAACAAAGTATCATAGCAAAACTAATCTGTAACGTAGTCTGAATTCGGACAAGTCTGGTTTGTTTTGTAACTTAGTCTATGAAGTAAAAATGATTTTGCTTGTATTATACATAACGTAGGGACGGGTCATCTAATCGAGGCGTCACCATTTTGTTAATATACAAATATACAAATCCGAATAGTTTAATGATTCGATGAACCTTTCACAGTATGTCGCACTCAATGTTATTTTAGCTTTCGGGGTTAATATCTCCAATAAGTTTTGAGGATTCAATTACACTTACAACTTGTAAATCATCGCTACCTGAAATAATTTTCGACAAAGTAGGTTTTGCCTCCTTCCCCAATATCATTGCCTCCTTTCCTCTTCGCATTAATACTAAAGTCATGTTATTTTCTGTCAATGTATGTGCAAAATTCTTGGCTAAATCTAACTGCTGTTGGAAAGAAGATTCTTTATCAGTCATGGAGTGAATGAATTCCTTAGCACCATCCAGTTTATCTAATATTTTATTTACCGAACTTTCGTTTTCCTTGCCATTTGGCAAACCTTTATCCTCGTGACTATCGCTGATACCTCCTTTAAGGAAATCAAACAAATCAGGTTCTATTATGTCGATATTGATCCTATTTGCATTGTTTCCTGAGGTTGCAACAATATCTATAGCTGATTTGTCCTGGATCTCAATATGTAATTTTCCACTCTTTATCGCTTTAACCGATTTTACTAACTTATCAATCAATGAATTACTAGACTTCTCCATTTTTTTGTGTTCAATGTTTGTCAATCCAACCAAATCTCAATTATTTATTGGGAAGCCTCCAAAGGCCAGGTTGTCATAGGGTTCAGATTCATTATTATCATCGGTTGACATCATTGTTACTATCATAACCTTGAATATTCTCTTCTATCGTGGTCTCATTACCTTTTGTCTCTTTAACGCTACCTTTGTTTTTCTTGTGAACTTCGGCGGAAATTCTAATTGAACCGTTCACAGTAAGGTTGCCACTGCAAATCTGACACCCTTCATGACCTTCAGCTTTAGGCATCTCTATTTTGAGGTTATCAAATGAATATGTAATAACTGCACCCTTTCCAGTTAACTTTTCAACTAATTGTTCTAAAATGGGCACACCCTCTTCGGATATTTTATGGGTTATCTTATTTAGATTATTATTTAATTGATTCATTCTGTATACGGTTATATTATAACATGAAACGTTATAAATCGTATATGTTTTGTTTTCTATTATCTAGGTTTATCTTCATGCATTTTCTTCCCCTATCAGGGAATAAGTCTATATCAACAAGTCGCATAGATGATAAGGTTGCTCCATGGAACTTTATACAGAATTAACATTTGGGCTTTGATATACGGTTCTAATTTAACAATTAATCCTCATCTTTCATACTCCGCGATACTTATCTGGAAAGTCCCAAGGGTTAACCAGAGAAACAGAGAACTTTAAATTGATATGATGGATTATTTTAATAGTTGATCCCTGAACATTGCTCTTTTGTATCAGACGGCCTTGCATGCCGTCTTCCTCCTGAATTTATTATTGAAGTAGAAGATAAAACTGACCACAACGGTAAATTTATGATAGGAGTGACCTGTTCAGATCACAGGGCTTTATTAGAAGATAGGTTTCATTTACTGCAAAAAAAGAATGTTATTCCTTCGGGTAAGATAAGTTTGACGAACATACGAATAATCCATACGGATTGTGTTAAGGGCAACCGAGAAGATGAGGAAGAGGTTCGGATCAAGAGACTAGATGTATAGCTGGTAGAGATATTATCTTAGTAGTAATGCCTTGGCTTGACGACCTTTCAACACGTCAATAATATTAGAAGCAGCAATTACTGACATTTTGTTTCGCGTTTCAATGCTTGCGCTACCTATATGTGGTAATAGAACTACATTTTGCATTTTGATTAGCGGATTGTTACTCTTGATTGGTTCATCTTCAAAGACATCTAAGCCGGCTCCTGCGATCAACCTCTCCTTTAAACCACGAATCAAATCACGCTCATTAATAATTTTGCCCCTTGAAATATTTATTATAAAAGTATTCCTTTTCATCATTTTTATCTTATCATAATCTATTAAATGATAACTATCTTTATTGAGGGTACAACTAATTACAACATAATCTGATTCTGAGACAAGTTTTTGTAAATTGCAATATTCTAACTTGTCAGACGATTTATTTCTATTAAAATCATTCTGATCAAAATTCCTTTTTGTAAATAATATTTTCATTCCAAATCCTGTTGCCCGTCTACAAATTGCGCTGCCTATTTTTCCCAAGCCAATGACTCCTAGAGTTTTATGATGCAAATCACTCCCAATCATAAGGTCTGGATTCCAGCCATATTTCCATTTACCTTTTCTGAGGTAGTTGTCAGCTGCAACCATTCTTCTTCCAAGACAAAGCATGAGCCCAATTGCTAAATCAGCAGTAGTATCAGTAAGGATGTCTCCGGTATAACCTACCCTTATTCCTCTCCTCTTAGCTTCTGATATATCGATGTGTTCATATCCTGTACTGAATGTGCTAATTACCTTGAGTGATGGACCAGCAGCTTCCATGATTTGTTTATCAATCTTATCGTTAAGAAAACACAAAATCGCATTTACACCCTTCACTTTCTTTAATAATTCCGGATACTGAAGAGGAGCATTTCTTCGATTTATGATTAAGTCACAATGAGGCTCTAAGATGTTTAAACCTGCTTCTGGAATCGGTCTCGTTACCAACACAATCGGTCTAATTTTCTTTGACAAATGTTGTCTATTGAGCTTCCGTTATATTATTTGTTAATTTTGTAGGAATGATTTATTCAAAAATTTATG
This Candidatus Nitrosocosmicus oleophilus DNA region includes the following protein-coding sequences:
- a CDS encoding response regulator translates to MSEPASVMVVEDEKELASLFKAFLERMGYEPITFTDPIMALEFFKQGTKEFSLILTDLRMPEMSGLDLAAEIRKINEKIKIILITAFMVEDLMISETYKIAKIDDIVQKPVKISALKEIIENVLQRD
- a CDS encoding 2-hydroxyacid dehydrogenase — its product is MSKKIRPIVLVTRPIPEAGLNILEPHCDLIINRRNAPLQYPELLKKVKGVNAILCFLNDKIDKQIMEAAGPSLKVISTFSTGYEHIDISEAKRRGIRVGYTGDILTDTTADLAIGLMLCLGRRMVAADNYLRKGKWKYGWNPDLMIGSDLHHKTLGVIGLGKIGSAICRRATGFGMKILFTKRNFDQNDFNRNKSSDKLEYCNLQKLVSESDYVVISCTLNKDSYHLIDYDKIKMMKRNTFIINISRGKIINERDLIRGLKERLIAGAGLDVFEDEPIKSNNPLIKMQNVVLLPHIGSASIETRNKMSVIAASNIIDVLKGRQAKALLLR